CTGCGGCGAGCGCCAATGGTCGATCGCACCGGCCGACCCGCAGGGCTTTGCCGCGCGCGCCGTCGAGGGCATGTGGCGCGAGCTGGGCGGCAAGCTGACCGGGCAGGTGCGCGACGGTACGGTGCCGCCGGGCCTGGTACCGGCCTTCAGCGTGCAGTCGCCGGCGCTGGCCGAGGTGGTGCGCGACATCAACAAATACAGCAACAACGTCATGACGCAGCAACTGTTTCTGACGCTGGCGCTGCAGCGCAGCGGCCAGGGCAGCCTGGCGCAGGCGCGCGCCCTGATCACCCAGTGGTGGCAGGATTACACCGGCCTGCCCGGCACGCTGGTGGTGGACAACGGCGCCGGCCTGAGCCGCGACGCCCGCCTGAGTGCCCACGCCCTGGCGCGCATGTTGCAACGCGCCTGGGCCTCGCCGGTCATGCCCGAGCTGATGGCCTCGCTGCCGATTGCCGGCGTCGATGGCACGCTGCGCCGCCGCCCCAGCCAGGCCAGCGGGGCCGCGCACCTCAAGACCGGCACGCTGCGCGATGTCACGGCGGTGGCCGGCTACGTGCTGGGCGCCAGTGGCCAGCGCCATGTGCTGGTGGCCATCGTCAACCACGCCAACGCCCCGGCAGCGCGCCCGGCGCTGGATGCGCTGGTGGAGTGGGCGCGCCACGACAAGCCGATGCCGCGCACGCACAAATGAGCCTTGGCAGGACACGAAAAATCCCGGCGCCCTGGTAGTTACCCGCACATGGCCCTGTCAGGCCGGCTGTAAGATGAATAATCGAACGACCGTGCTTTTTAATGCTTTTCGACAGGAGCCCCCCATGAACTTCCCTGTGCGCCGGGCAGCCGCTGCTGCCGCCATTGCCGTCTCCGCCCTGCTGGCCGCCTGCGGCGGTGGCGGCTCCGACATCACGCCTGCCGCGCAGGTGACCTCGGTCAAGGTGGTGGGCGACAGCCTGGCTGACAGCGGCGCCTATGGCCTGAAGTTCACCGTGCAGGGCACGGCAGCCAGCGGCGCCGGCTCCAGTGCCATCTGGCCCGAGCGCGTGGCCGCCAGCTATGGCCAGACGCTGTGCCCGCACTACGACCTGACCGGCGCCAGCGTGGCCGTGCGCCCAGCCTGCACCAACTACGCCGTGGCTCGTGGCGCCATCAACTACATGAAGGAGGCCAACGCGCCGCAGTCCATCCTGCGCCAGCTGGCCGACGCGGGCGCCGCCGGCTACGGCCCGGGCGATCTGCTGCTGGTGGTGGGCGGCGGCAACGACGCTGCCGACATCATCAGCCCCTACCTGGCCGCACCCCGCGATGGTGGCGCCGCTTACCAGGCCGTGCTGGCCAGCGTGCTCGACGCCGCCACAGTGCAGCAGCTGCTGGCCGGCGGCCAGGCCGGCATGGCACAGGCCGGGGCCGTCTATATGCAGGCGCTGGCGACGCGCTTTGCCGGCGCCATCAAGGCCCAGGCGCTGGACAAGGGCGCGCCCCGCGTGGCCGTGCTGAACATGCCCGGCATCACGTTGACGCCCAAGTTCCGCATGGTGCTGGCCTCGGTGGCCCAATCCGCCGGCCCGGTCGCTGCCGCCCAGGCCGAAGCCCTGTTCGACGGCTGGATCCGCGCCTTCAACACCCGCCTGGCCGAGCAGTTTGCGGGTGACAGCCGCGTGGCCGTGGTGGACTTCTACGGCTCCTTCAAGGATCAGTATGAGCACCCGGCGCAGTACGCCTACACCAACGTCACCACCCCGGCTTGCCCGGTCACGGGCGTCGATGGCAACGGCCTGCCGGCCTACAACTTCGCCACCTGCACCGGCGCCGCGCTGTCGGCCAACCCGCCAGCGGGTACCAGCGGCGCCGGCTGGTGGGAGCGCTATGCGTTTTCCGACTCCTTCCACCCCACGCCGTACTCGCACCAGCTGATCGGGCAGCTGGTCTCGCGCTCGCTGTCCCAGGCCGGCTGGCTTTGAGCTGCTCTTTCTCCCGAAGCTCCCACTCCTTTCTCTCTCATGACCTTGCAACCCTTGCGGGCCGGCTGCGCGC
This portion of the Melaminivora jejuensis genome encodes:
- a CDS encoding SGNH/GDSL hydrolase family protein, which produces MNFPVRRAAAAAAIAVSALLAACGGGGSDITPAAQVTSVKVVGDSLADSGAYGLKFTVQGTAASGAGSSAIWPERVAASYGQTLCPHYDLTGASVAVRPACTNYAVARGAINYMKEANAPQSILRQLADAGAAGYGPGDLLLVVGGGNDAADIISPYLAAPRDGGAAYQAVLASVLDAATVQQLLAGGQAGMAQAGAVYMQALATRFAGAIKAQALDKGAPRVAVLNMPGITLTPKFRMVLASVAQSAGPVAAAQAEALFDGWIRAFNTRLAEQFAGDSRVAVVDFYGSFKDQYEHPAQYAYTNVTTPACPVTGVDGNGLPAYNFATCTGAALSANPPAGTSGAGWWERYAFSDSFHPTPYSHQLIGQLVSRSLSQAGWL